Proteins encoded in a region of the Nonomuraea helvata genome:
- a CDS encoding MFS transporter: MLSFFLNGTYAGVYSYTPEVFPTWIRATGTGLSSAFGRVGSILAPTIIGLSAAKLGFGGVFGLTTAVLAAGVVCVVVFGLATAGRSLEELTEPAKEATR, encoded by the coding sequence GTGCTGTCGTTCTTCCTGAACGGCACGTACGCGGGCGTCTACTCCTACACCCCCGAGGTCTTCCCCACCTGGATCCGCGCCACCGGCACCGGCCTGTCGAGCGCGTTCGGGCGGGTCGGCAGCATCCTGGCTCCGACGATCATCGGGCTGTCGGCGGCGAAGCTCGGCTTCGGCGGCGTGTTCGGCCTGACGACCGCGGTGCTCGCGGCCGGGGTGGTGTGCGTGGTCGTGTTCGGCCTGGCCACGGCCGGGCGATCACTGGAGGAGCTGACGGAACCCGCCAAGGAGGCGACCCGATGA
- a CDS encoding GAF domain-containing protein: MTVLTELEEKVRQEVGVRLFTVLAWVPERRALRRIHSSHPEQYPVGGEKTVEVAQGWLARCIEGREPYFGKDRAAVREIFADHELIESMGCGSIINIPVVHQGEVLGVLNILDAEGSYDEESVAAARTLAPLAVPALRGGDA, encoded by the coding sequence ATGACCGTACTGACCGAGCTCGAGGAGAAGGTGCGGCAGGAGGTGGGAGTGCGGCTGTTCACCGTCCTGGCCTGGGTGCCGGAGCGGCGCGCGCTCCGGCGGATCCACAGCAGCCATCCTGAGCAGTATCCGGTCGGCGGGGAGAAGACCGTGGAGGTCGCCCAGGGCTGGCTGGCGCGGTGCATCGAGGGGCGCGAGCCGTACTTCGGCAAGGACCGGGCCGCCGTGCGGGAGATCTTCGCCGACCACGAGCTGATCGAGAGCATGGGCTGCGGGTCGATCATCAACATTCCGGTGGTTCATCAAGGGGAGGTGCTCGGCGTGCTGAACATCCTCGACGCCGAGGGAAGCTATGACGAGGAGTCGGTGGCGGCGGCCCGGACGCTGGCCCCGCTCGCCGTACCCGCGCTGCGTGGAGGTGACGCGTGA
- a CDS encoding metal-dependent hydrolase family protein translates to MSGLLLRDALVLDVASGEYAEGDLRCEDGRVVEAGPRLSAPDGTRVIDVAGAHVVPGLIDAHVHVTASTANLGSLGAMSPSYVTAHSARIMSDMLDRGFTTVRDASGADFGLADAQAEGLIRGPRLLFCGKGLSQTGGHADFRGRGEHLRDDHPCCAGVGRVADGVDAVRAAARDELRKGAHHIKVMASGGVASPTDRIDSTQYSMDELRAVVEEAEAANRYVAAHAYTARAVNRALEAGVRSVEHGNLIDDASVELFLRHDAFLVPTLVTYWALKQEGRDFGLPERSWRKVDEVLEAGLAALERAARGGVRLAYGTDLLGGMHRHQNHEFRLRREVQQPIDVLRAATVGAAELVGMAGELGTLAVGAHADLLVLDGDPLADIDVLADPTHIRHVVQAGLVVSA, encoded by the coding sequence GTGAGCGGCCTGCTGCTGCGTGACGCCCTGGTCCTCGACGTGGCGAGCGGCGAGTACGCCGAAGGCGACCTGCGCTGCGAGGACGGCCGCGTCGTCGAGGCGGGGCCCCGGCTGAGCGCTCCGGACGGCACACGGGTGATCGACGTCGCCGGCGCCCACGTGGTGCCCGGGCTGATCGACGCGCACGTGCACGTCACCGCCTCCACCGCGAACCTCGGCTCGCTCGGCGCCATGTCCCCCTCGTACGTGACCGCCCACAGCGCCCGGATCATGAGCGACATGCTCGACCGCGGCTTCACCACGGTCCGCGACGCGTCCGGCGCCGACTTCGGGCTGGCCGACGCCCAGGCGGAGGGGCTGATCCGGGGCCCGCGCCTGCTGTTCTGCGGCAAGGGGCTGAGCCAGACGGGCGGCCACGCCGACTTCCGCGGCCGCGGCGAGCACCTGCGCGACGACCACCCGTGCTGCGCGGGCGTCGGCCGCGTGGCCGACGGCGTCGACGCGGTCCGCGCCGCGGCCCGCGACGAGCTGCGCAAGGGCGCGCACCACATCAAGGTCATGGCCTCCGGCGGCGTGGCCTCCCCGACCGACCGCATCGACTCGACCCAGTACTCCATGGACGAGCTGCGCGCGGTGGTCGAGGAGGCCGAGGCCGCCAACCGGTACGTCGCCGCCCACGCCTACACCGCCAGGGCCGTCAACCGGGCGCTCGAGGCGGGCGTGCGCTCCGTCGAACACGGGAACCTGATCGACGACGCGAGCGTCGAGCTCTTCCTGCGGCACGACGCGTTCCTGGTGCCGACGCTGGTGACGTACTGGGCGCTCAAGCAGGAAGGACGCGACTTCGGGCTGCCCGAGCGGAGCTGGCGCAAGGTGGACGAGGTGCTCGAGGCGGGCCTGGCCGCGCTGGAGCGCGCCGCCCGGGGCGGGGTGCGGCTGGCGTACGGGACGGACCTGCTCGGCGGCATGCACCGGCACCAGAACCACGAGTTCCGGCTGCGGCGCGAGGTGCAGCAACCGATCGACGTGCTGCGGGCCGCCACCGTCGGGGCGGCGGAGCTGGTGGGGATGGCGGGCGAGCTCGGCACGCTGGCCGTGGGCGCGCACGCCGACCTGCTGGTGCTCGACGGCGACCCGCTGGCCGACATCGACGTCCTCGCCGACCCCACCCACATCCGCCACGTCGTCCAGGCGGGCCTGGTCGTCTCGGCCTGA
- a CDS encoding alpha/beta hydrolase, which translates to MTTLTRAALVVATVLVLLLALLWMCQRRLIYLPDSTPPPPAGEVVPGARDVSFTTSDGLRLAAWYVPGTRDVTVLIAGGNAGNRRDRAPLARALSEHGLAVLLMDYRGYGGNPGAPTEEGLHRDALAARELISGSRVIYFGESLGAGVVTRLALERPADGLVLRSPFTDLAAAGAANYPFLPVRPLLRDRFPVAENVARIRAPVVVVYGTRDAIVPPRLSRAVAQAAAGHVTTVEVAGADHNDLAMLTGPDVVAAVAGLAERIARRENGS; encoded by the coding sequence GTGACGACGCTGACGCGCGCCGCTCTCGTGGTCGCCACGGTGCTGGTCCTGCTGCTCGCCCTCCTGTGGATGTGCCAGCGGCGGCTCATCTACCTGCCCGACAGCACCCCGCCCCCGCCCGCCGGGGAGGTCGTCCCGGGCGCGCGCGACGTCTCGTTCACGACCTCCGACGGCCTCCGGCTCGCCGCCTGGTACGTGCCCGGCACCCGTGACGTCACCGTCCTGATCGCCGGCGGCAACGCGGGCAACAGGCGGGACCGTGCCCCGCTGGCCCGCGCCCTGTCGGAGCACGGGCTCGCGGTGCTCCTGATGGACTACCGCGGCTACGGCGGCAACCCGGGGGCGCCGACGGAGGAAGGCCTCCACCGCGACGCCCTGGCCGCCCGCGAGCTCATCAGCGGCTCCCGCGTCATCTACTTCGGCGAGAGCTTGGGCGCGGGCGTGGTCACGAGGCTGGCGCTGGAGCGCCCGGCCGACGGCCTCGTGCTGCGCTCACCGTTCACCGACCTGGCCGCCGCCGGAGCGGCCAACTACCCGTTCCTGCCGGTCAGGCCGCTGCTGCGGGACCGCTTCCCGGTCGCGGAGAACGTCGCGCGGATCCGGGCGCCGGTCGTGGTCGTGTACGGCACGCGCGACGCCATCGTGCCCCCGCGGCTCAGCAGAGCGGTCGCCCAGGCGGCGGCCGGCCACGTCACGACCGTCGAGGTAGCCGGGGCGGACCACAACGACCTGGCCATGCTGACCGGCCCCGACGTCGTGGCCGCCGTGGCCGGGCTGGCCGAGCGGATCGCCCGCCGGGAGAACGGGTCATAA
- a CDS encoding GntR family transcriptional regulator: MSPDEARRPPTAQQFVLAELRRAITTGRLRPGSPIRQDALAEELQVSRVPLREALKTLEGEGLVTYKAHKGYCVAVLSLDDLREVYRIRELLEEEAVRHAVARLTDDDLDRLESAQEEVERAAAAGDVPAMAAANRLFHMTLFDLAGLPRLARLIRTLWDTTDAYRSMYYGDAGNRERVVKEHRTTLDALRRRAADEAVATLNVHRDHAVAELESLLPS; this comes from the coding sequence GTGAGTCCGGACGAGGCACGCAGGCCGCCGACGGCCCAGCAGTTCGTGCTGGCCGAGCTGCGCCGCGCCATCACCACCGGCCGCCTCCGGCCGGGCAGCCCCATCCGGCAGGACGCGCTGGCCGAGGAGCTGCAGGTCAGCCGCGTGCCCCTGCGCGAGGCGCTGAAGACGCTCGAAGGCGAGGGCCTGGTCACCTACAAGGCGCACAAGGGCTACTGCGTGGCCGTGCTCTCGCTCGACGACCTGCGCGAGGTCTACCGCATCCGCGAGCTCCTGGAGGAGGAGGCCGTCCGCCACGCCGTCGCCCGGCTCACGGACGACGACCTCGACCGGCTGGAGTCGGCCCAGGAGGAGGTCGAGCGGGCCGCCGCGGCGGGCGACGTGCCGGCCATGGCGGCGGCCAACCGGCTGTTCCACATGACGCTGTTCGACCTCGCGGGCCTGCCGCGGCTGGCCCGCCTGATCAGGACCCTCTGGGACACGACGGACGCCTACCGCTCGATGTACTACGGCGACGCGGGCAACCGGGAGCGGGTCGTCAAGGAGCACCGCACCACGCTCGACGCCCTCCGCCGCCGTGCCGCCGACGAGGCCGTGGCGACGCTCAACGTCCATCGCGATCACGCGGTCGCCGAGCTGGAGTCGCTTCTCCCCTCATGA
- a CDS encoding CoA transferase — MTRALSGLLVADFSRVLAGPYATMLLADLGAEVVKVERPGAGDDTRAWGPPYAAGGEATYYLGVNRNKRSIALDLRADAEVARALAARADVLVENFRPGTMERLGLGYASLRKLNPGLVYCSITGFGSGPGAGLPGYDLIAQAVGGLMSVTGEPDGPGTKAGVALVDVITGLHAGLGILAALRHRDRTGEGQRIEVSLLSSLLSALTNHASAYAAAGVVPRAMGNRHPSIVPYEVFEAADRPLVIAAGNDRQFRALCEALNRADLADDSRYATNAGRVAARDDLVAEIDAALAARTADEWFETLTAAGVPCGPINDLAAAFALAEELGLEPSVQVDGVGQVANPLRLSATPPSYRRPPPGLGQDDAWVREILGP, encoded by the coding sequence GTGACGAGGGCGCTCTCCGGGCTGCTGGTGGCCGACTTCAGCCGGGTGCTGGCGGGGCCGTACGCGACGATGCTCCTCGCCGACCTGGGAGCCGAGGTGGTCAAGGTCGAGCGGCCGGGCGCCGGGGACGACACCCGCGCCTGGGGGCCGCCCTACGCGGCCGGCGGCGAGGCGACGTACTACCTAGGTGTCAACCGCAACAAGCGCTCGATCGCGCTCGACCTGCGGGCGGACGCGGAGGTGGCGCGGGCCCTGGCCGCCCGGGCGGACGTGCTCGTCGAGAACTTCCGGCCCGGCACGATGGAGCGGCTCGGGCTCGGCTACGCCTCGCTGCGCAAGCTCAACCCCGGGCTGGTGTACTGCTCGATCACCGGGTTCGGCTCAGGACCGGGTGCCGGGCTGCCGGGGTACGACCTGATCGCGCAGGCCGTCGGCGGGCTGATGAGCGTCACCGGGGAGCCGGACGGGCCGGGGACGAAGGCGGGCGTGGCGCTGGTGGACGTGATCACCGGCCTGCACGCCGGGCTGGGCATCCTGGCCGCGCTCCGCCACCGCGACCGCACCGGCGAGGGGCAGCGCATCGAGGTCTCGCTGCTGTCCTCCCTCCTCTCGGCGCTCACCAACCACGCCTCGGCCTACGCCGCCGCCGGGGTGGTGCCCCGGGCGATGGGCAACCGGCATCCGAGCATCGTCCCGTACGAGGTCTTCGAGGCCGCCGACCGCCCGCTGGTGATCGCGGCCGGGAACGACCGCCAGTTCCGGGCCCTCTGCGAGGCGCTGAACCGCGCGGACCTCGCCGACGACTCCCGCTACGCCACCAACGCGGGCCGGGTCGCCGCCAGGGACGACCTCGTCGCGGAGATCGACGCGGCCCTGGCCGCGCGCACGGCCGACGAGTGGTTCGAGACGCTCACCGCCGCCGGGGTCCCCTGCGGCCCGATCAACGACCTGGCCGCCGCCTTCGCCCTGGCCGAGGAGCTCGGACTGGAGCCCTCCGTACAGGTGGACGGCGTCGGGCAGGTCGCGAACCCCCTGCGGCTCAGCGCCACCCCGCCCTCCTACCGCCGCCCGCCGCCCGGGCTCGGACAGGACGACGCATGGGTTCGTGAGATATTGGGGCCGTGA
- a CDS encoding aldehyde dehydrogenase family protein, whose translation MDVLNLIGDRWVEGAGEEFADTNPARPGEVVARGRFASAAEVERAVAAARSAAPEWAATPHHARAAVLVAAADLVDASADEWGAELAREEGKTLPEAVAEVRGAARILRYYAGEADRESGEIFASPRPGENVLVVRRPIGVAGLITPFTFPIVIPAWKIAPALSYGNTVVWKPSSLVPLLAYRLAQALTSAGLPDGVLNLVYGETEVGSAIVDHPGVDAISFTGSTAVGRAVIARCGEPGKPVQTEMGGKNASVVLADADLDHAAEQVCLGAFRSTGQKCTATSRLIVASQVADELLERVADRAARPVVGDPLEPGVEMGPLVSSAARDRVTAGVAQAVEEGAKPLAGAASLEGEGWFVPPTVLDLPGIGLDFWHTELFGPVVGAMRASGTEEALELANLSDHGLSAALFTRDLGVALRAVERLDVGVLHINSESVGTFPYVPFGGTKQSGFEPKEQGRAAREFYTRTMTVYMGTPA comes from the coding sequence ATGGACGTTCTGAATCTCATCGGTGACCGCTGGGTCGAGGGAGCGGGCGAGGAGTTCGCCGACACCAACCCGGCCCGGCCCGGCGAAGTGGTCGCGAGAGGGCGGTTCGCCTCCGCCGCCGAGGTGGAACGGGCGGTCGCCGCAGCCCGTTCGGCGGCGCCCGAGTGGGCGGCGACGCCGCACCACGCCCGCGCGGCCGTGCTCGTCGCCGCGGCGGACCTCGTCGACGCCTCGGCCGACGAGTGGGGCGCCGAGCTGGCCCGTGAGGAGGGCAAGACGCTGCCGGAGGCAGTCGCCGAGGTGCGGGGCGCGGCCCGGATCCTGCGCTACTACGCGGGCGAGGCCGACAGGGAGAGCGGCGAGATCTTCGCCTCCCCGCGGCCCGGCGAGAACGTCCTCGTGGTCCGCAGGCCCATCGGCGTGGCCGGGCTGATCACGCCGTTCACCTTCCCGATCGTCATCCCCGCCTGGAAGATCGCCCCGGCCCTCAGCTACGGCAACACCGTCGTATGGAAGCCGTCCTCGCTGGTGCCGCTGCTGGCGTACCGGCTGGCGCAGGCGCTGACGTCGGCCGGACTGCCCGACGGAGTGCTCAACCTCGTGTACGGCGAGACCGAGGTCGGCTCGGCCATCGTGGACCATCCCGGCGTGGACGCGATCTCGTTCACCGGCTCCACCGCGGTCGGGCGGGCCGTGATCGCGCGCTGCGGCGAGCCCGGCAAGCCCGTGCAGACGGAGATGGGCGGCAAGAACGCCTCCGTGGTGCTCGCCGACGCCGACCTCGACCACGCCGCCGAGCAGGTCTGCCTCGGCGCGTTCCGCTCGACCGGCCAGAAGTGCACGGCCACCTCGCGCCTCATCGTGGCCTCCCAGGTGGCGGACGAGCTGCTGGAACGGGTGGCCGACCGGGCCGCCCGCCCCGTGGTCGGCGACCCGCTGGAGCCCGGCGTCGAGATGGGCCCCCTGGTCAGCTCCGCCGCCCGCGACCGGGTGACCGCGGGGGTCGCGCAGGCCGTGGAGGAAGGGGCCAAGCCGCTGGCCGGCGCCGCCTCGCTGGAGGGGGAGGGCTGGTTCGTGCCGCCGACCGTGCTCGACCTGCCGGGGATCGGGCTGGACTTCTGGCACACCGAGCTGTTCGGGCCCGTGGTGGGAGCGATGCGGGCCTCGGGGACCGAGGAGGCGCTGGAGCTGGCCAACCTGAGCGACCACGGCCTGTCGGCCGCCCTGTTCACCCGCGACCTCGGGGTGGCGCTGCGGGCGGTCGAGCGGCTGGACGTCGGCGTGCTGCACATCAACTCGGAGTCGGTCGGGACCTTCCCCTACGTGCCGTTCGGCGGGACCAAGCAGAGCGGCTTCGAGCCCAAGGAGCAGGGACGGGCGGCCCGCGAGTTCTACACCCGCACGATGACCGTCTACATGGGGACGCCGGCGTGA
- a CDS encoding acyl-CoA dehydrogenase family protein has product MVTPTALFALDTLLTEEEREIRNTVRRVCDREIRPHVAAWFEAGELPARELARTLGSVGVLGMHLDGYGCASMGAVSYGLACLELEAADSGLRSLVSVQGSLAMYAIWKYGSEEQKQEWLPAMAAGERIGCFGLTEPDFGSDPAGMRTTAKREGGDWVLNGTKMWITNGSVSDVAVVWARTDEGVRGFLVPAGTPGFTVNDVKHKVSLRASVTSELVLDGVRLPDEAVLPGARGLSGPLGCLNEARFGIVFGAMGAALDCLETAIAYAGDREVFARPLASYQLTQEKLADMALELGKGLLLAVHLGRLKEAGTITPEQISAGKLNNVREALEIARKCRTLLGASGITLEYPVIRHAVNLESVLTYEGTSEIHSLVLGKALTGIGAFH; this is encoded by the coding sequence ATGGTCACCCCGACCGCGCTGTTCGCCCTCGACACGCTGCTGACCGAGGAGGAGCGGGAGATCAGGAACACGGTCAGGCGCGTGTGCGACCGGGAGATCCGCCCGCACGTCGCCGCCTGGTTCGAGGCCGGGGAGCTGCCGGCCCGCGAGCTGGCCCGCACGCTCGGCTCGGTCGGCGTGCTCGGCATGCACCTCGACGGGTACGGCTGCGCCAGCATGGGCGCGGTCTCGTACGGGCTGGCCTGCCTGGAGCTGGAGGCGGCGGACTCCGGGCTGCGCAGCCTGGTGTCGGTGCAGGGGTCCCTCGCGATGTACGCCATCTGGAAGTACGGCAGCGAGGAGCAGAAGCAGGAGTGGCTGCCCGCGATGGCGGCCGGCGAGCGCATCGGCTGCTTCGGCCTGACCGAGCCGGACTTCGGCTCGGACCCGGCGGGCATGCGGACCACGGCCAAGCGCGAGGGCGGCGACTGGGTGCTGAACGGCACCAAGATGTGGATCACCAACGGCTCGGTCTCGGACGTGGCGGTGGTCTGGGCGCGTACGGACGAGGGTGTCAGGGGCTTCCTGGTCCCGGCGGGCACGCCCGGGTTCACCGTCAACGACGTCAAGCACAAGGTGTCGCTGCGCGCGAGCGTGACGAGCGAGCTGGTGCTCGACGGCGTGCGCCTGCCGGACGAGGCCGTGCTGCCGGGCGCCAGGGGCCTGTCCGGGCCGCTCGGCTGCCTGAACGAGGCGCGGTTCGGGATCGTGTTCGGGGCGATGGGGGCGGCGCTCGACTGCCTGGAGACGGCGATCGCGTACGCGGGCGACCGCGAGGTGTTCGCCAGGCCGCTGGCGTCGTACCAGCTCACCCAGGAGAAGCTCGCCGACATGGCGCTGGAGCTGGGCAAGGGCCTCTTGCTCGCCGTGCACCTCGGCCGGCTCAAGGAGGCGGGGACGATCACCCCCGAGCAGATCAGCGCCGGCAAGCTGAACAACGTGCGCGAGGCCCTGGAGATCGCCAGGAAGTGCCGCACGCTGCTCGGCGCGAGCGGCATCACCCTGGAGTATCCGGTGATCAGACACGCCGTGAACCTCGAGTCGGTGCTGACCTACGAGGGCACGTCCGAGATCCACTCCCTGGTGCTGGGCAAGGCCCTCACCGGGATCGGCGCGTTCCACTAG
- a CDS encoding C45 family peptidase: protein MTFPTFTSSEIDPRARGKELGTHRRKAIIANLAGYSDLFTVAGATPGQVRAWGEQALERTADWAPHLAEEIAGIAAGAGLRPWQVAVVNARTEILAAIDATGEGECSTSVVLPGEGLPPRTVQTWDWHDHLRDAPMLWELEPRPGHVVRTFTEAGALAKIGVNTAGLGIHFNILRHDSDTADLGVPVHLIARRILDDATTVEEAADIARSATVSASTVITAVTSSDAGSIEISPAGVAVIRPEPDGVLQHCNHFLDPDLAARERHATDRPSTYARLQHLQASTESLKSDDHTTRALAMLSHGPDDAPVCAHPDQTQPINQRWETVATIALDLPAARLRVHQGGPCQVTEATWQTF from the coding sequence ATGACCTTTCCCACCTTCACGTCGTCAGAAATCGATCCCCGAGCCCGTGGCAAGGAGCTCGGCACGCACCGCCGCAAGGCGATCATCGCCAACCTCGCCGGCTACTCGGACCTGTTCACCGTCGCCGGCGCCACCCCGGGGCAGGTCCGCGCGTGGGGCGAGCAGGCCCTCGAGCGCACCGCGGACTGGGCGCCGCATCTGGCTGAGGAGATCGCCGGGATCGCGGCCGGCGCGGGCCTGCGGCCCTGGCAGGTCGCCGTCGTCAACGCGCGCACCGAGATCCTGGCCGCCATCGACGCGACCGGCGAGGGGGAGTGCTCCACCTCCGTCGTGCTGCCGGGCGAGGGCCTGCCGCCGCGCACGGTGCAGACCTGGGACTGGCACGACCACCTGCGCGACGCGCCCATGCTCTGGGAGCTGGAGCCGCGCCCCGGGCATGTCGTGCGCACCTTCACCGAGGCCGGGGCGCTCGCCAAGATCGGCGTGAACACGGCCGGGCTCGGCATCCACTTCAACATCCTGCGCCACGACTCCGACACCGCCGACCTCGGGGTGCCCGTGCACCTGATCGCCCGCCGGATCCTGGACGACGCGACCACCGTCGAGGAGGCCGCCGACATCGCGCGCTCCGCCACGGTGTCGGCCTCGACCGTCATCACGGCGGTGACCTCGTCGGACGCGGGCTCGATCGAGATCTCCCCGGCCGGCGTGGCCGTCATCCGGCCGGAGCCGGACGGCGTGCTGCAGCACTGCAACCACTTCCTCGACCCCGACCTGGCGGCACGCGAGCGGCACGCCACCGACCGGCCCAGCACGTACGCCAGGCTCCAGCACCTGCAAGCCAGCACCGAGAGCCTGAAGAGCGACGACCACACCACGCGCGCGCTGGCCATGCTCAGCCACGGCCCCGACGACGCCCCCGTCTGCGCCCACCCCGACCAGACGCAGCCGATCAATCAGCGCTGGGAGACCGTCGCGACGATCGCGCTGGACCTGCCCGCCGCGCGGCTGCGGGTGCACCAGGGCGGGCCGTGCCAGGTCACCGAGGCGACCTGGCAGACATTCTGA
- a CDS encoding FMN-binding negative transcriptional regulator yields the protein MPVILDGATLVGHMARANPHWRSFESSPDVLVVFSGPHGYVSPTVYGTDPAVPTWDYAAVHVTGRAELLDDALDVVERTVAALESARSPAWEPSPASRERFAALLPGVVAFRVHVHTEKSMFKLSQDTDAERYTRVRASFAAENPRLADLMDGS from the coding sequence ATGCCCGTCATCCTGGACGGCGCCACCCTGGTCGGCCACATGGCCCGCGCCAACCCCCACTGGCGCTCCTTCGAGTCCTCGCCCGACGTGCTCGTCGTCTTCTCGGGACCCCACGGGTACGTCTCACCCACCGTGTACGGCACCGACCCGGCCGTGCCGACGTGGGACTACGCGGCCGTGCATGTGACGGGCCGGGCCGAACTGCTCGACGACGCGCTCGACGTGGTGGAGCGGACCGTCGCCGCCCTGGAGTCGGCGCGATCGCCCGCGTGGGAGCCGTCCCCGGCGTCCAGGGAGAGGTTCGCCGCACTGTTGCCGGGGGTAGTGGCTTTTAGAGTGCATGTGCATACCGAGAAGAGCATGTTCAAGCTGAGCCAGGACACCGACGCCGAACGGTACACGCGCGTCCGCGCCTCGTTCGCCGCCGAGAACCCCCGGCTCGCCGACCTGATGGATGGTTCATGA
- a CDS encoding lytic polysaccharide monooxygenase auxiliary activity family 9 protein: MPKGPHPWARRALALLLSTAMIFAIPLAGSASAHGSVVDPASRNYGCWLRWGNDFQNPAMQQQDPMCWQAWQDNTNAMWNWNGLYRNGVGGNHEAVIPNGQLCSAGLTEGGRYRSMDKPGPWTMANLGSTFNIRLNDQARHGADYIRVYITRQGYNALTTPLGWNNLELVRTTPKYAPSDVYMINNISKGSRTGRHVIYTIWQASHMDQSFYFCSDVNFG; the protein is encoded by the coding sequence ATGCCCAAAGGACCCCACCCCTGGGCGCGGCGCGCCCTGGCTCTGCTGCTCTCCACAGCGATGATCTTCGCCATCCCCCTGGCCGGCTCGGCGTCGGCGCACGGCTCGGTCGTCGACCCCGCCTCCCGCAACTACGGATGCTGGCTGCGCTGGGGCAACGACTTCCAGAACCCCGCCATGCAGCAGCAGGACCCCATGTGCTGGCAGGCCTGGCAGGACAACACCAACGCCATGTGGAACTGGAACGGCCTCTATCGCAACGGGGTCGGCGGCAACCATGAGGCGGTCATCCCCAACGGCCAGCTGTGCAGCGCCGGCCTGACCGAAGGCGGCCGCTACCGCTCCATGGACAAGCCGGGACCGTGGACGATGGCGAACCTCGGCAGCACGTTCAACATCCGCCTGAACGACCAGGCCAGGCACGGCGCGGACTACATCAGGGTCTACATCACCCGCCAGGGCTACAACGCCCTCACCACGCCCCTGGGCTGGAACAACCTGGAACTGGTCCGCACGACCCCCAAGTACGCGCCCAGTGACGTGTACATGATCAACAACATCAGCAAGGGCTCGCGCACCGGCCGTCACGTGATCTACACGATCTGGCAGGCCTCCCACATGGACCAGTCGTTCTACTTCTGCAGCGACGTCAACTTCGGCTGA
- a CDS encoding Uma2 family endonuclease encodes MTALATMEPTTTRKIVLPAPPCTVDDLLKLPDDGTRYELFNGSLLVSPSPASPHQRAIYRLQCILDHAAPSELEPLSTVNLRVTDKDYYIPDLVVVPADTAQLMFSPEEITLAVEVVSPSTKMIDKVLKATAYSAAGIPIYWRIELDEGPTLYVYELNGDSYDPPTAYKAGAVANLTVPFPVSFDPAELDRPRR; translated from the coding sequence GTGACCGCATTGGCGACGATGGAACCGACCACGACGCGCAAGATCGTTCTTCCTGCGCCGCCGTGCACAGTCGATGACCTGCTCAAGCTCCCGGATGACGGGACCCGCTACGAGCTCTTCAACGGGAGCCTACTGGTGAGCCCTTCCCCCGCATCCCCCCACCAGCGCGCCATCTACCGGCTACAGTGCATCCTCGACCATGCGGCGCCGTCTGAGCTGGAGCCCCTGTCAACCGTCAATCTGCGAGTCACTGACAAGGACTACTACATCCCCGATCTTGTCGTCGTGCCTGCAGACACCGCTCAGCTCATGTTCTCACCAGAAGAGATCACCCTCGCGGTGGAGGTGGTCAGTCCGAGCACCAAGATGATTGACAAGGTCCTCAAAGCCACGGCGTATTCGGCGGCGGGCATCCCGATCTACTGGCGAATCGAGCTGGACGAAGGGCCCACTCTCTACGTCTACGAGCTCAACGGCGACAGCTATGACCCGCCGACCGCCTACAAGGCAGGTGCCGTCGCAAACCTGACGGTGCCTTTCCCGGTCAGCTTCGACCCTGCCGAACTCGACCGTCCACGACGCTGA